The window atttctatttattatcaTCGTGTATAGAACTTTCTGTGATGTACATATTAGCagttataatgaaataacaaataaaagtgttACACAGTTTGCTGACTGCGTCTTTGGAAGGTTCTTGTTTTtgatttctcaatattaaaaattacgttaACAATTACACtgtttttatgcttttttttatgaatttaatatagttttcaataattttaatggtATCTTTGTAtgcatttcaaaacaattgttatttgttaaaatagccacagtttataaacaataattcagCAACTCTTAACATGAACTTAATGATTTTAATGTAATGCTGTGGTATACACTTTACATTGTGCATATCCTAACAAGGTAACTTACCTGAAATACTAATATGGGTACTACAAGAAATGTGTAAGCTAAGGCTGAATTGAACCACGATCGCCTCTGTTTAGCGTTCACTTGTGGTGTTCGTAACAATATTCCAGCGAATATAATTGTGTACAACACCCCAACGAGGCTTAAACAGAGTACGATCCAAAGTGGTACAAAAACAACCTCCCAGCTCCAGGAAGTAAAACCATCCAGTCTTAGAGAGAGAAAGATGAATTGTAGCATATTCACAGCACAAAACAACTCCAACTGaaacattcaaataatattatattttacaataaaattaaatcattttaaaagtaacaatatattacaatttttataataaggaaattatagtttaaaattttcctgtGAACACGtaactatacaaaaaataaaccataaagaCCAATTTGAATATCAAATCTTTTTCCGTCACATCTGCTAGCATAAgactattttatttagttaactaTCATCTCGTAGCTGTTCACCAGATGGACAATGGGTgcattaaaattgataatttttaattatacaatttcttCTTTTTGCTATAATTGCTTATTCCAAAACACAGCAAGTTTTAAAGTTATACTGAATCTTTAGCTGCAGAAGAGCCTATGAAcactttaaacacaattttttcatCTAACAATCAATAACACTGTAGTGCTACTTAACTCTTTATTTAACCAACTCACTGAAATTTGCAGCACTTTTTATTCAGATTGTGCAAGCTAGCATATTGTGACATAGTTGTAATGGATATTAGGAATTCAAACACTTGCCATcgttatttgtaacaaaatgtataacacaatgttttgaggactgaaatctatcctctttgtcaagtgagaaaataataagtacataaagaCATAAGCAAAACAAGAAGCcccctaaattaaaaattaaaatatatgaaaataaaaaaaggcctagtggaaaagtctaaaattgctcaACTTGCTGGTCTGAAAACCTTCACATCAAATGGGGTGAAGGCAACTTAATACATAGTGAAGAGAATGTTTTCAAACGCAAACTTATTGAGGCtccatacataaaattagcaaGTCAACCTTCAGTTGAGGTTAGGCCACTTCAgctactttattaaaaaaaaacaactaaatagaAACTTAAAAAGGTTTTAGCAATCAAAAAAACCTTaaccaataaacaaaattcatacaCATACCATGACGTTAAGGTCTAGGTCCAAAACATTGTATAGGCTGCCTTTACCATTCTCCCTCCTGACTGTCACCTTCATGTCTCATTGTTTCAGATAAAATGctgatattttaacttttatataccAGTAACAATTATCTTCTCACCTGATGAAGGAGATAGATCCTTGAAATCCTTAAAACACTGTGTAatgcattttgtaacatataacggtggcaaatgtctgaaatccaattattctttcaaacctcccaaagtaaataacaaacattaagcCAAGAATAGTTGTAATAGTGGGAATACTAGTTCTGTGCGGTTTTAGCTGTTTCTTACATAGAAAATCAAACTGTCTGCCAACCTAACTTCACATTACACTgtggaattaattttttaatttagatttaacagTTCCATGAAtacattgtattgtaatttttggaGGATGTAAGAtaagaaatttaactaaaatttgagCATGCAGCTCGGCATGCTATAGATACTGCACAGGTGGTCTGAAACACACTGTATAAATAAATGAAcgtatgaaatattaaacaatgcTATTTGTATATACAGATACttaatttttcttccaaaacgtgtgtgtgcgtgtgtgtgtgtgtgtgtgtgtgtgtgtgtgtgtgtgtgtgtgtgtgtgtgggtgtgggtgtgcgcgcgcgtgtgcgtgcaCAGTTTTACTTGCTCTTCTTGTATTGTTTTGGGAAATTCCTTAGTACATGAAAAACAAGATTGTTAATGCTACTTAGATCATTCTTACTAAAACTATTGTCACTTATGTCAAAGTATAAATGTCTTACTAATTATTGCATTCAGAAAGAATTACTATTTACAGCTTAAACAGAGAAGACTAATACTAATTTTCTATTTTACTTATGCACATTGTAAGTAAAGTAAGAAACATATCGTTGCAAGCCTGGTCGTTtggtttaagtatttattaataatgtaaagagatcaaaattaataatttcaatattagtgTTATCGCAAGAAACTAACATTATATACTCATGTGAAGTTTGAACAATGTATCTCAGGCCTAAGTAAATTAACCAACAGTTTATTTACcacacaacccaggcttgcaaaTGATATGTCccatactataatataaataggTACTGGATGTTGACAGCAGGCATACTCTCCTTGCAACACAGTAGGaatctttatataatataataattttatatcattattatgaCCTATATGACCacacatttaacatttatggtCCATTTTACCATTTTGAAACTtctgtgttttacattttttcataaaatatttaattatttaataccttatgaataattttattttaattaagcaCATTACAACCTATGTTACATTTGATCTTTCCGAGATTCAAACAAGTCACCCACAGCTCTTGGTACACCCGATATtgtaagaaagttaaatttacttttaactgcAGTCCTAATAATAAATGGGGGAGGTTATAAGTTCATTTCAACACTTTATATCAACTACTTCAATGccagtagtagtagtaatagCAATTTGAGATAACTTATAGAAACATCCAGTGcatcaataatttacattaaGAAACCTTGGaaggtatttaattaattaattatgtacgtTTACAAATAAATAGAGGTTAAACACATCTTTCACTTTACATATAATGAGTTTTATAGTAGAATGAATCCTTATATTTGCTTACCTCAAAGGACCGATCATGTTTTACAGCCCATATGCAAACTGCAATGGACACGATGGAGATGAAAATCAGAGGAATGAAGACAAGTATCCAGAGATGTCGACCAGTCTGCAGCTTGTCACACACCAGGAGCTCGAACATCAGCAGAATAAGGTGAAGAGCAAGGCTGATGAGCATGGCTTTATAATGCACGTAAGCTTCCCCTTCCAGTCTACAacaaatgtacaatttaattaatttatcaaatgttatattctaattttaaaatatttgtctccATTTGATTTTGTCTTGATACGTAAAAATTCAAGGACaacttaaatgtttaaagaataattatgagaagatattaaaaacagtaaacacaTTTGAGCCGTGTTtgtataattttgcaattttaaaaggatttaatacTTATACTACatctgtaatattaatattaatggtttaagccttacaaattgttttaagtaAACACATTGatctaactttaaaatattaaagattttggTGAAAATTATCCTTAAGCACTGGCAGTGCAGAGTCAGTTCTGCAATCATCCTTTGAATTTTCTATCTTATATTTTCTAGAGTTTGGCAGGAATATTATTGTATAGTCTTATTCCAACATGCAATAGCTTCTTGACAAATAATGTACCCCTTTGAGCCAGTAGTTTAAATCAATTTCTGGTTGTCCGTCATTGGTGACTATAGGTCAAGTGATGCTCACACCACTCAGTCAACTCTTAGTAACTTGAAATTCTTGACAACTTGAATAATATTCTCTCCCTTCAGAAAAACTTGATAGGACGAAAAATAAGAATAATGACTCAAAAGATTTGACAGTAAAAGTTTACCTATCAAAGTCAAAGAAGCTAAATAATAACATCTATAACTTGAAGAACAATAGctaaacaaaattctttttgaaaatttacctCTATAACTTTGTTTTTTCTAATAGAACTTGATATCTTGAAAAACTACTGGAGTACAGATACAAGTTACAACTTGTCTGAGTCACCTGTCTGGAATCATTTGTATGACAAATGAAGTGTGGGTTCTGAAGCTGTGTGTGACCAGACACACTGCAATTGTAGTGTCCCACTAAGtgataaaaagaaagtaaaaacttctttataaattattggTGAGAACGTTAAAATCACCAAGGCTGTTAGTGAGGTAAAGCACATTGATTAAAGACATTGCTGCTGGTTCAACATCGCATGCAGTACGGCATCCACACTTTgtaaaacttttccttttttttagtatgttttattcatcaaaataatttaaaagtaggCCTATAATGTAATGACTTGCTGTAGATTATTGTTTGAGGATGTCCCTAAGTATGATTCTATCTGACTCTGCTTTAACCCCTTAATTGCCACACCTGTGTTAACAAATGCCAAAACGCTGGTTTGTTACATGATATTAGAAACAGAACATTGTTGTTTTCTAGTTTTGTCAGTTGCAGTTTTGAAGATcctactgtaatttttttttattttgactatgGTTCAGCCTGTATGGCaggaattatttgtaataatgataaggactttttatcaattttagatttatcCAGATGTGTTGTGAGTTAGGCGATCAGAAGTTTGTAACTTTTCTGAGAATGATGGCGATTGGGATGTGCACTCAATATGTTAACCACGATTTGACATGACGAATCAGGAAATTCTGACGGCAGTGTGTTAAATAAAGATGTTGCTGAAGTTGACCATGGTGAACGAAAAACATGCTGCATGTATGCTGACAGTGGAGCAGCTCTGTGCATGCCAAATAAACTAGCCAGTACCGGGTGGCAGCATTGTTGGAAACTGGGCACTTGAAggtttaaaagagaaaatttgATATGGTAGTATTCaatatattgacatattttaactCTTCTTAGATCAAACACTGTGGTGCTGAGCTTATGACACAAACTATCAACATGGATGTCCATAAAAGGCTAACATCTAACAAGAGTCTAAGATGATGAGTATAAAATAGTGCATAGCCTaacttgtattttaaagtttttattctcTCACCTGCCTTGAAGATgacattaaaaatgtcaaaacatcagtacttatttaataaattgctcTATCAGTGCTCCATTTAGGTGAGTCTTGCTCGTTCCTTAAAAATTGGTCTTTAACATTTTGTTCTACAGTCCTTTCAACATCTACTATGATGAAATTTCATATTCTACTATCAACATCTCTATTGTTAATTTGTATGACAATTAAAAGTTAAGATACTAACATatcttttacaatgtttaatattttttatttgaatggcAATAAAAATACCTGAAGTGGGGATATCTCCACCAAACATAGCTACCAACAGTAGCACCACAAATGACCATGAATTTCCAGAACCATATTGGAGAAAATACTGTCCAATAGCTCCAATCAATTGAATCATCGAGCCGGAGAGCAAACAAGGCCGTAAACACCAGAAGTGATGAGTGTACAATGAATTTGCTGAAACATCAATAATTACACAAGGTATTATccaatttataagtttcttgaAGAAACACTCATATTATTTCAATTGGTCCTGTATTAATAAATTCTATTGCAAGTTAATAAGATTCTTATATGATACTTAAAACTCTAAAggattccatatatatatatatatatatatatatataatatatatatatatatatacatacacacacacacacaaggagATCACAAAAGggtatcacaaacttctgtggctgatagtactcaccATTCCAAACAAAAAAATGTCTGATAAACGGAGTTTAAGAAATTGAGCCACTAGCCaccattttgcattttttttttaaataaaaaaataatatctctagaactagtaaagctaaataaacgaaaatttacaCATAGCTAAAAATAGATAACAAAATGGAGTCTGTAGAAGTTTTAAAGTCAAATTACATAATAAACCAGTATAGTTAATAACAAATACACAAGATACCatctattttgtaattttcataacaatttcaACAGTACTTTTGTGAATGAAATCCGCCTACGCATTAAGCGAGCATGACTACTtgaaaggtacgcttgcacaagcctggAGTAACAATCAGCTGATACCTTTTAACTATGATATGATTGGTACAACACacatagggacagagtggcctccttcttgCCGACATCACTTCCTTTTAGCAGGCAGACAACTATAACcgcataatgacatgtaattttcaaagCAAGTCAAATAAAGTCCGTTCAttctaataatgtattgtttatgttttaagttcCCGGCAtgaaaaattcttcaaaaaatagttttttccggataatactaaagtacctaaataaaataattacagtgCAACTGTCTATCTGGGTGCCAACATGATGGTATCTCTCTGCTTGCACATGGTAAAGTGTAACAATGAGCTCAATGAATTATACGACAATgggcaaaaaacaaaaacatattgaCTGGCAACTGGCCAAGAAAATATGGGTAGatacaaaatatactaagaaaataaaatttgagtattaatgtaaataaaagcaaatataaTATAACGCAAACAAATTTAACCATAACTTTCTACACCTatagtatataatgtaaaaaaaacaaccacaaccTTTATTCATTTAAGAAATGACCGTAACTATACCTTCCTAATTTCTTATATATGTACAACTTATTTACAAACCACCTGGTACAAAAAACTTCTAAATATCAATTTCCTGCTTTAAAACAATACATGATCACACAACAAACTAACTTGttcaagaaacataaaaaacaaattttgataacTGTATCTACAATGTAGAAGACTTTTTAGATATAGACGACTTTTTAGATTAAGCATGATGTAGCTTagtgacattttatttgatttttttaccattgttacacttatttattaatgCTTTTTGACAAATAAAGATTGCCTATTGTCTAACTGTGATACAAGTTCATTAATGTAAActaaactttgttatttaaaaaagattattgtaTCCTATCTGTTTTtactttgttgtttatttataaatgtgtttaagcggtaattttaattgtttgaatttgAAGCGTTAGTGTTGAAGGTCTTTTATCTCACTGTTGatacttaattgtttttttcctgtttttgtatatttctattggataaattgtatattttagttgataactttttaacttttaacactaGCATAATGTATATTTTCACATCACAAATACATCAACCAACTAAAGGagaataattgtattgtaatatagttttcatttataatacatatttactatGTCCATGGCAATGTGTATTGTACACTtgtgtatttaatgacaataaagcttcTTGTTTCTTGATAACTCTCAGGTTGAAAAAATActatgttcaatttttttaaatcaataaattaatgtattaaacacCTTGAACTACTTGTGATGTAATCCACACCTAAACACAATCATAATTTTGAAATCTAATCTATGGTGATAAGAGTTGAATGCTGGTAGAGAGTAATTAACATCATAATTATTCAAAGGCACTAAAACAAGGGTTGGTAGTTGCTGCTGTTATGACCACAGAATGCTCAAATAAGCTATAAGGCGCAGATGACAATGAAGcacagtacaaaaatatatttaaaaacaaaataacattttcaactttAATAAGCGTTATTATTTGTGATTTGCATTACCTAAAGCCATACATAGTTTTGTTCAGAAAGACCACTATAACATGTTAACACTGTTGAAATTATGATTGGCAACCACAGCCAATAATTATAACTAGTTATACTAGTTTACTTGACCCACTTCgcattttctattgatttttctAATGGAAAGTGCTTAACTAGCAACTATGATGATAGCAAATTAATTAAATGGACTAAATAAAATTAGGAAAAGcctaaaaactaaaaagaatttccCCATAAAGGAAGAAAATCCCCATGGGTAGAATGGTAAACCCTCGGGCTTAGATTAGGTAAGATTTGATTGGCTACTTAGTAACCTGTAACAGCCGAGGCTATTTTAtgcaagcaatgaggctaggaatggaaatattacactATGGAATGTTATAACGTGATATAAGTAGGTtaagattaggttatcataaatatgttactactatgtagtaccaaagttaaaaataacctttacaaGTGCACATGTACTTTATTAGGGACTATATTAGGGAACTAGTTCTTAGAATGAACAACGTTAGTCTTATCGATCTCGACTCTTTTCAAAGATTTCACTTCTCCCGAAAAGGCATTCATTTAAATCACAGTGGAAAGAAGAAACTTGCATCAATGATTGTTGActatattctgaaattaaatacaCAACCAAACAATAGTATAACAAATACAGAATcccaaataaattgtaataccatCAATGTTACTGAAACACCTATGAGAGATGTTATTAAACACTTTCGATATGACAAAACTGTCGGATTCGCACACAGCATTTCCGGGGACTTGGATGACCCTCGTCACATGTCAGCTGGTGTGGCTGTCGTCTTCAAACAGGAATTTGGCCAGCCTAAACTATCACATTGCCTAACACGCCATCTGGCTCTACAAGATAATGCAAACAGTGCAACAGTGTATAGTCTTATAACTAAGGATAAAATATTATGGCAAACCAAGTAAACAGGACTATGACACTGCTTTTTTCTGACCtgtctcaaaatttttaaaaggaggGATCTGAAGCACTTGATATGCTCCCCAATGGGCTGTGTACGTGATAGGGTCAGTTTGACACTCTTTCtagacaatgtaataaaatttcaacaatgCACAGGAGCCACTGTTACCATTgtctcatattttcaaaaatcatttcgATCACTAAGGAATGGTTTATCTCATGAAGATTTTAACAGGGAACTGAAGAACCTTATTGAGGAGAAAACAAAGACTGCTCCCACTTTACCAGCTCTTAACCACCCATCAGAAATCATCAATCTTGAGTCACATCAACCCAGCAGCAGTGAGGTCTCCAGTGAGTTTGGTGACGCTATCCAGGAATCAGCAAGAATCACAGGATCGGGCTAGTGATGTGTTTGTGGCACCGGGCGACCTCACATTTTCTGAGGCGCTAAAGCAGAGTAATGGTGTTTGTGGTGAATCATTAAATCAGGCAGTACCTGCCTCAGTTTTCTCTTTGAATGCTACACCTCAAAAAAAACTGTCTTCCTCCTGTGCACAGGAGCGTCACCTAGGTagtagttacaatttaaattatgtttcagacAGTACTTTACAATAATCCATGTACTGTCATTAAAGATAAGCCATGTGACTTTGGAAGCTTTGTAAAGCAATAGCACATTTGGGTTGTTCCAtcaaaaatattagaggattaCAATCATCCTTAGAATCTTTAGAAAATTACGTTGACGTGAAATAAACCCTAATATAGTGATTTTAACTTAGCATAAAAATGACCAAGATGATGCTTCAAAGGTTAAATATTAATGGTTATGTCTTAAACTCTAGCTATGCAAGAGAAAGCTGCAGAGGAGGAGGTGTAGTTAATTTTATCCAAAAACAAGTGTGATTTGgaaaagaaaatcaaaattcCAGACATTGGATATTTATTGAAGgatgaaatatttgaatgttgcatggtttgaaataaaaaatattttttctcgaAAAAACAGTCTAAATTATTAGTGGTGGGCTTGTACAGAAATCCATAACAAAAAATGAACCAGAATTCTTAAAAAGTATGGAAGTTTTATTGGAACATGTAGACAAAAGATATAAGCACATTTTAATAGCGGgggatataaacattgatatgatGGGACAATCCAACAGTGCATTGAAACTGAACAACTTGTTAGTTTCTAATGGAATGTGCTCTTTAGTAAAATTTCCACCTAGAATTACGGAGTCATCAGCCACAACTATAGACAACATTTTCACCaacattaatatgaattttatcaaactaatcgGAATTAATACTCAACTCTCAGACCATGATGGGCAGTTCTTAGCATTATTACATACCCctattaaacataaaagttaaaattactgtTCATCCCAATGAATCCATTCAAATGTATAATAGAAAGTTCTCagatttaaacacacattcatttttgtattcattGCAACAACAATCATGGACAGACTTATATTTAGCTCCTGTTACTTCAAAATATGATgtttttcatagtattttattgttctacTTTAACCTCCATTTTCCTAAAACCTTAAGTTGAAaacagttgaataaaaatatgtggtTAACAGATGAGCTCAGATTAGAAAAGctagaaattattgaattaagtaGCCTAGCTAGAGAACTTCAAAGCCCACTTGTTTATAGTGAGGTAAAatcaagaaacaaattatttaagacaaatattCTGCATCAAAAGAAACAATATCTTAATAGTCAGTTGGAAAAAGTCTGTGAATGTTAATGCCACTGTCTGGAGGATGATTAATAGGGAAGTTGGTGTAAacaacaatagtaataaaaatattagagctTAAGGTTAGAAATCAACCTTTGTACAGACCCTGGTAACTTAAgcgaatttataaacaaatatttctcagATCTAGTAGATAAATCTATACTGCCTAATTTGTCAAGCTCCACAGGACCTTCAGTTCAACAAACAAacctatttgtaatttttctagattTAGACTAGAGCCAGTCAcagaagaagatatagagaaattATGATCAGTCTAAAAAACAAGCTTAGTGCTGGATATGACGACATTCTGTTGTTCTCATTAAGAAAGCCAGGAAATTCGCTAATAAAACCTATCACTCacttaataaattcttcttttatttcaggaatatttccagaaaaattgaaaattgcaaagattaaacctctatttaaaaaaggggaaacaGAACCCACGTAGAAAATTATCGTCCCATTGCTTTGCTTCCATCAATCTCCAAAATCTTTGAACGTGctttttacaatcaatttaaaatttatttggaaaaaaaaaaacaatataattaacagCAATCAACATGGTTTCCAAAAGGGAAAATCTGTTTTAACCGCGAGCCACAGAAATTTCTTGAATCAGTTATTGACTCCATAGATAATCATGAAAAGGTAATTGGAGTTTTCATGGATCtgagcaaagcttttgattcaatttcctcatgttttgttgttgtctaaattaaaacaaatttggcGTAGAAGGTAAAGCTTTTGAATGGTTTAAACTCATATctgaataatagaaaacaatttgtcgAATTGGAATATTTCTCCCACAACAAAGGGACAATGTATAAACAACTTTACAAATCCTCGATTTCAGATGTGAAGCATGGGGttcctcaaggttccatactGGGACCtttacttttcatttgttatatcaATGATGTACCTAAAATCAGGCAACctagaaaactttgtttttatgccGACGACGCAAACCTAACAATTTCTGCACCTTCAATAAAGGGAGTGGAGGAGTCATCCAGCACTAACTTATCACTTTTTAGCCCAATTTTTTGaagcaaataaattacttttgaatgTTGATAAGACCAAACTTTATAGTATTTAAccacaaacaaatgaaaaaaataatcaagccaacagtaacaataaataaagatagcCATATTTTCCAAGtagcaaattcaaaatttttaggattatcGATTGACGAGACCTGGACTGGAGCTCTCACATTGAAAGTGTTCTTGCAAGGGcagcttcaggcatttatgctttaaatagattaagaaatttttgtgatgTCAAAACTCTAAGAACAGtctatttttcttatattcattcCGTTATTTCCTTTGGGATTTCAATATATGGTGCCACAAACAGTTAGAAATTTAgactcaattttaaaaatccaaaaaagagAGCAGTAAgatcaattttttaaacttaaaccaggCACAATCgtcaaaagaacattttatttcattaggtatAATGACCGTGTAtggtatgtatatttatgaaacaatattatcgGTTAAAAGCTCAGATTTTCCAATTTGCCACAGCTTGGTACACTTCACCAATACAATACCAGGCATCAAAATGACCTTGCCATTCCCACACATCATTTAGAATTTTTCCGCAAAAAAAACCTCAATATATgggcacaatattttataataaattacctcaatatttaaagtcagaaaatgttttatcaactttcaaatcaaaattaaaatattttctcattgacaaggctctttatagttttaacgaattttaaatacagaacatgtcaaattatataggtagt of the Homalodisca vitripennis isolate AUS2020 chromosome X, UT_GWSS_2.1, whole genome shotgun sequence genome contains:
- the LOC124369071 gene encoding transmembrane protein 185B; translated protein: MNLQTLFQDFNPSKFIVHSSLLVFTALFALRLDDSIDWSYWTVFSPIWFWKFMVICGATVGSYVWWRYPHFRLEGEAYVHYKAMLISLALHLILLMFELLVCDKLQTGRHLWILVFIPLIFISIVSIAVCIWAVKHDRSFELELFCAVNMLQFIFLSLRLDGFTSWSWEVVFVPLWIVLCLSLVGVLYTIIFAGILLRTPQVNAKQRRSWFNSALAYTFLVVPILVFQVLLTNKLDGDINMTYTGIVTPLFVSFTTLILMSFSAKGGNKWWFGIRKDFSQFLLSIFPFLQEYANIAYSSGRTSENSDRESNENSPKEKGHKKSELNKPVVPVISIDMPD